A single Cupriavidus sp. D39 DNA region contains:
- a CDS encoding transposase produces the protein MQSAQGNGCCHCGQPLHRADYPRKPRGCPQAARQDCNTRLSLCCAGCRRRTTPDSVRFLGRRVYLAIITMLRSSRVHGSSMEGLADVSWVTLKRWRVWWADTFPATPAGRWLGGRLPPASQSVAYPERLLQSVQADTDTDRFTAALRLLLPPV, from the coding sequence ATGCAATCCGCCCAGGGCAATGGCTGCTGCCATTGTGGGCAGCCGCTTCACCGCGCCGACTATCCCCGTAAGCCGCGGGGGTGTCCGCAGGCGGCGCGCCAGGACTGCAACACGCGCCTGAGCCTATGCTGCGCCGGTTGCCGCAGACGCACGACACCGGACTCGGTGCGGTTCCTGGGCCGGCGTGTCTACCTGGCAATCATCACTATGCTGCGCTCGAGCCGCGTCCACGGTTCCAGCATGGAGGGCTTGGCGGATGTCAGTTGGGTCACGCTCAAGCGCTGGCGCGTCTGGTGGGCCGATACCTTCCCGGCCACGCCCGCCGGTCGCTGGCTGGGCGGCCGCTTGCCGCCCGCGTCGCAATCCGTTGCCTATCCCGAGCGGCTGCTGCAATCGGTCCAGGCTGACACCGACACAGATCGCTTCACCGCGGCGCTGCGCCTCTTGCTGCCGCCGGTCTAA